A part of Streptomyces sp. NBC_01451 genomic DNA contains:
- the dcd gene encoding dCTP deaminase — MLLSDKDIRAEIDSGRVRIDPYDESMVQPSSVDVRLDRFFRVFENHRYPHIDPSIEQADLTRLVEPEGDEPFILHPGEFVLASTYEVITLPDDLASRLEGKSSLGRLGLVTHSTAGFIDPGFSGHVTLELSNLATLPIKLWPGMKIGQLCLFQLSSSAEFPYGSERYGSRYQGQRGPTASRSFLNFHRTQV, encoded by the coding sequence GTGCTTCTCTCAGACAAGGACATCCGCGCCGAGATCGACTCCGGGCGAGTACGGATCGATCCCTACGACGAATCCATGGTGCAGCCGTCGAGCGTCGACGTGCGCCTCGACCGCTTCTTCCGGGTGTTCGAGAACCACCGCTACCCCCACATCGACCCCTCGATCGAGCAGGCCGACCTCACACGTCTGGTCGAGCCCGAGGGCGACGAGCCGTTCATCCTGCACCCCGGGGAGTTCGTGCTCGCTTCCACGTACGAGGTCATCACGCTTCCGGACGACCTCGCCTCCCGCCTCGAAGGCAAGAGTTCGCTCGGGCGGCTCGGGCTCGTCACCCACTCCACCGCCGGATTCATCGACCCCGGCTTCTCCGGACACGTGACGCTCGAACTCTCCAACCTCGCGACGCTGCCCATCAAGCTCTGGCCGGGTATGAAGATCGGCCAGCTGTGCCTGTTCCAGCTGAGTTCGTCGGCCGAGTTCCCGTACGGCAGCGAGCGGTACGGCTCCCGGTACCAGGGGCAGCGCGGGCCCACCGCCTCCCGGTCCTTCCTCAACTTCCACCGGACGCAGGTATGA
- a CDS encoding phosphoribosyltransferase — protein MTVVREELSYEQFGVSVRELAQTIVDDGYEPDVVLSIARGGVFVAGGLAYALGCKNIHLVNVEFYTGVGTTLPMPVMLAPVPNAIDFSDKKVLITDDVADTGKTLKLVRDFCLDAVAEVRSAVIYEKTQSLVKCEYVWKRTDEWINFPWSVLPPVRRAGEPVTPSKDAL, from the coding sequence ATGACGGTCGTACGCGAGGAACTCTCCTACGAACAGTTCGGCGTCTCCGTCCGCGAGCTCGCGCAGACCATCGTCGACGACGGCTACGAACCCGACGTCGTGCTCAGCATCGCGCGTGGGGGTGTGTTCGTCGCGGGCGGGCTGGCGTATGCCCTCGGCTGCAAGAACATCCACCTTGTCAACGTCGAGTTCTATACCGGCGTCGGCACCACTCTTCCCATGCCCGTCATGCTCGCGCCGGTCCCCAACGCCATCGACTTCTCCGACAAGAAGGTCCTCATCACGGACGACGTCGCCGACACCGGCAAGACGCTCAAACTGGTGCGGGACTTCTGCCTGGACGCCGTGGCCGAGGTGCGTTCCGCGGTGATCTACGAGAAGACGCAGTCCCTCGTGAAGTGCGAATACGTGTGGAAGCGGACCGATGAGTGGATCAACTTCCCGTGGTCCGTCCTGCCGCCGGTGCGCAGGGCGGGGGAGCCGGTCACTCCGTCCAAGGACGCGCTCTGA
- a CDS encoding peptide-N4-asparagine amidase, producing the protein MTIPHSARRAGRTITLVSAALGITLTALTTAAGAATTVPSEFGTDYHDPVTAAPPIPTPHTRSCEVTVAQAKFKDFTPYTGTYTPPTACGTPGRWSKVVLRLDGSVAGRQYDRLGYLDIGGVQMLRTSTPEPSQDGIDWSVEKDVTRYEKTLSKAQSVDMLIGNVVNDTYTGILDVKVTLTFYAPEPGTRTGRTGGSAPDQVIPLSDGNSVTTAAQLTTPRNSERILAEVYATGSGGGCEEFWYSAVTPSASYSCQGGDDGPYREVQVTIDGKLAGIASPYPNIWTGGWSPYLWSVIPSPTAFDVRPLEFDLTPFAALLNDGRAHSVDVTVAGVPAGQTGWSAPTNILVWQDAHKSVVTGALTSYKATDPAVTNTYTDGSSRTLDTSGKRRLTVSGYLNTSHGRVTTTVDRRLTTAITHTWTPDETTDNQQGRWTDDQTVRRGGVTSRTDRTYNLDGRSTIDADNRLRVLMSFGDHARIDGVRLDDTYDGDATFTLGVPRDQRHAVATTTERYRLRGPGLCYDHTLGTEQGVLTKDGQGC; encoded by the coding sequence ATGACGATTCCCCACAGCGCCAGAAGAGCGGGACGGACGATCACCCTCGTCTCCGCCGCCCTCGGCATCACGCTGACGGCCCTCACGACGGCCGCCGGAGCGGCCACCACCGTCCCGTCGGAGTTCGGCACCGACTACCACGACCCGGTGACGGCCGCTCCGCCCATCCCCACCCCCCACACCAGGTCCTGCGAAGTGACCGTCGCCCAGGCGAAGTTCAAGGACTTCACGCCTTACACCGGCACCTACACCCCGCCCACCGCCTGCGGCACCCCGGGCCGCTGGTCGAAGGTGGTGCTCCGCCTCGACGGCAGTGTCGCCGGCCGTCAGTACGACCGCCTCGGCTACCTCGACATCGGCGGCGTCCAGATGCTCCGCACCTCGACCCCCGAGCCGTCGCAGGACGGCATCGACTGGTCGGTGGAGAAGGACGTCACGCGGTACGAGAAGACGCTGAGCAAAGCCCAGTCCGTGGACATGCTCATCGGCAACGTTGTCAACGACACCTACACCGGCATCCTGGACGTCAAGGTCACCCTGACGTTCTACGCCCCCGAGCCCGGAACCCGGACCGGCAGGACCGGCGGCTCCGCCCCCGACCAGGTGATTCCGCTGAGCGACGGCAACAGCGTCACCACGGCCGCGCAGCTCACCACCCCGCGCAACTCCGAGCGCATCCTGGCCGAGGTGTACGCGACCGGCTCGGGCGGCGGCTGCGAGGAGTTCTGGTACTCGGCGGTCACCCCGTCGGCGTCCTACTCCTGCCAGGGCGGCGACGACGGCCCGTACCGCGAGGTCCAGGTCACGATCGACGGAAAGCTCGCCGGGATCGCCTCCCCCTACCCCAACATCTGGACAGGCGGCTGGTCCCCGTACCTGTGGAGCGTGATCCCCTCCCCCACCGCTTTCGACGTACGCCCCCTGGAGTTCGACCTCACCCCCTTCGCCGCCCTTCTGAACGACGGCAGGGCACACTCGGTCGACGTGACCGTGGCCGGCGTCCCGGCGGGCCAGACCGGCTGGAGCGCGCCGACCAACATCCTGGTCTGGCAGGACGCCCACAAGTCGGTGGTGACGGGCGCCCTGACCTCGTACAAGGCGACCGACCCGGCCGTCACGAACACGTACACCGACGGCTCCTCGCGCACCCTGGACACGAGTGGCAAGCGCCGCCTGACGGTGAGCGGCTACCTGAACACCTCGCACGGCCGGGTGACGACGACGGTCGACCGACGCCTGACCACGGCCATCACGCACACCTGGACCCCGGACGAGACCACGGACAACCAGCAGGGCCGCTGGACGGACGACCAGACGGTCCGCCGGGGCGGGGTGACGTCCCGCACCGACCGGACGTACAACCTGGACGGCCGCTCCACCATCGACGCGGACAACCGCCTCCGCGTGCTGATGTCCTTCGGCGACCACGCCCGCATCGACGGCGTCCGCCTGGACGACACCTACGACGGCGACGCGACCTTCACCCTCGGCGTGCCCCGCGACCAGCGCCACGCGGTCGCGACGACCACCGAGCGCTACCGCCTGCGCGGCCCGGGCCTGTGCTACGACCACACGCTCGGCACGGAGCAGGGGGTGCTGACGAAGGACGGACAGGGCTGCTAG